Proteins encoded within one genomic window of Formosa agariphila KMM 3901:
- a CDS encoding carbonic anhydrase, with protein MVLKNVFKNNEKWIKDKLATNENYFEDLRHGQTPEFLYIGCSDSRVDAEGLMGLELGQVFVHRNIANMVPNTDLNVMSVVDYAVDHLKVNHVVVCGHYGCGGVKAAMQSADLGLLNPWLRNIRDVYRIHADELNAIEDEDKRYNKLIELNVQEQCVNLIKTSAVQKAIRNRAMQVHGWVFDIHTGKLIDLKIDFDAILENIRQIYHLD; from the coding sequence ATGGTATTAAAAAATGTATTTAAGAATAACGAAAAGTGGATTAAAGATAAGTTAGCTACTAACGAAAACTATTTCGAAGATTTACGTCACGGGCAAACCCCAGAATTTTTATATATCGGGTGTTCAGACAGCCGTGTAGATGCAGAAGGTTTAATGGGATTAGAATTGGGACAAGTTTTTGTACATAGAAACATTGCGAATATGGTGCCTAATACCGATTTAAATGTGATGTCTGTTGTAGATTATGCCGTAGATCACTTAAAAGTAAATCACGTTGTGGTTTGTGGTCATTATGGTTGTGGTGGTGTTAAAGCCGCTATGCAATCGGCAGATTTAGGTTTATTAAACCCATGGTTAAGAAACATTAGAGATGTATACCGAATTCATGCAGACGAATTAAATGCTATTGAAGATGAAGATAAAAGGTATAATAAGTTAATCGAACTAAACGTTCAAGAACAATGTGTTAACCTTATTAAAACATCTGCTGTTCAAAAAGCGATACGTAATAGAGCGATGCAAGTTCACGGATGGGTATTCGATATTCATACTGGAAAATTAATCGATTTAAAAATTGATTTCGATGCTATTTTAGAGAACATCAGACAGATTTATCATTTAGATTAA
- a CDS encoding HmuY family protein, translating to MKINKILTLFTCLSILGLSSCSSNDDNSTDLIEIVIDGATVTPNLGGANEPNQVYVDLSTNTTTEIARDSWDLGFSSGTEFRVVLNGSIYMATAALSATDIDAVTEDNTEVLTLQEQVAVGTYAAENIAFVDAPNGDLSGTAIAEVTEDNNNVYLLNLGFGLSNESAATGSVAVTGESRGWKKIKITKSGNDYVLQYADLNATTHQEITISKNSDYNFTFFSFNTETVVDVEPKKSEWDLNFTVFTNEIQGYGSYGYTDFVANNLKADAKAYLINNEEATLTYDTFTLDDVNSTLFENDQRNIGSSWRNGGGPSSLPSLKDSVFYIVQDANGNYYKLKFLALTNESGVRGYPEFVYSLLQ from the coding sequence ATGAAAATCAACAAAATTTTAACTCTTTTTACCTGCCTAAGTATATTAGGATTATCAAGCTGCTCAAGTAACGACGATAACTCAACCGATCTTATAGAAATCGTAATTGACGGCGCTACCGTAACTCCAAATCTTGGTGGAGCAAACGAACCAAACCAAGTCTATGTCGATTTAAGTACCAATACAACAACTGAAATTGCTCGTGATTCTTGGGATTTAGGTTTTTCCTCTGGGACAGAATTTAGAGTTGTGTTAAACGGTTCTATTTATATGGCAACTGCAGCTTTATCTGCTACAGATATTGATGCCGTTACTGAAGACAACACTGAAGTACTAACGTTACAAGAGCAAGTGGCTGTAGGTACATATGCTGCAGAAAATATAGCATTTGTAGATGCTCCTAATGGAGATTTATCGGGCACTGCTATTGCTGAAGTTACAGAAGACAATAACAATGTTTACCTTTTAAACTTAGGATTCGGACTTTCTAATGAATCAGCTGCTACAGGAAGTGTTGCCGTTACAGGTGAATCTAGAGGTTGGAAAAAAATAAAAATTACAAAATCTGGGAATGATTATGTTTTACAATATGCTGATTTAAATGCTACCACACATCAAGAAATTACAATTTCAAAAAATAGTGATTACAATTTTACATTCTTTAGTTTTAATACTGAAACTGTAGTAGATGTAGAACCTAAGAAATCTGAATGGGATTTAAACTTTACCGTTTTTACTAATGAGATTCAGGGATATGGTTCTTACGGCTATACAGATTTTGTTGCAAATAATTTAAAAGCCGATGCTAAAGCATATTTAATTAATAATGAAGAAGCAACGTTAACTTACGATACGTTTACATTAGACGATGTTAATTCTACACTATTCGAAAATGACCAACGTAATATTGGTAGTAGCTGGAGAAATGGTGGGGGTCCAAGTTCTTTACCGTCGCTTAAGGATTCGGTATTTTACATCGTTCAAGATGCTAATGGTAACTATTATAAGCTTAAATTTTTAGCTTTAACTAACGAATCTGGAGTTCGTGGTTATCCTGAATTTGTGTATAGTTTATTACAATAA
- a CDS encoding TonB-dependent receptor plug domain-containing protein: protein MSLNKNNILLFLILPFSALLTAQENIKDSLSTETLDEVVITGQYNPQSIKKSVHNVIVINREQIENQAANNLADVLNFNLNLNIIPNAQTGKSTISFFGLDAQYFNILVDNIPLVSDNGLGNNIDLTQINLDNVERIEIVEGAMGVDYGANAVSGVINIITKKSISNSWNIQTFVQEETVNDEYNWSEEGRHIQALNIAHNINDKWLARVGFNRNDFRGFKNDKQGKDYYTNNGLRGYEWLPKSQLTINAFVYYNTDNFKVSYKFNYFNEKLYYYDSSVRANIDVQNQTSNPSATDKIYTTNRFVKNLNLSGQINSGANYSADFSYQQQERDLNIFNYYIITEDKTDETDEKYQSSKVFFSKGTINNLVQSDFYNFQLGYEGKYIEGYDTQASGSETQHAKTQTQSNIALFTSAELNLTNKFSIRPGVRYEYNSKFDSKFLGALSMRLLLNKGFELRGDIGTSYRTPNFEELYYYFVDSNHDVQGNENLKPEDGYTGFINLKKKSWVNDMAFTNALKVSYIDVTNKIDLAIVNESPLQYQYINIDGYKLWGLTSDNRFQAKQWTFNLGATLQGISRILNNEVNANDEFLYAFQLNTSATYNIEKWNTAVSLLFKYNGQQETYLATGIDANGDALFTKSTTDGYGWMDASIKKSFFKNKFETTLGGRNLLNVINVDTFGTTSSGTHATNSNALLLGYGRSFYLKLLYKLNI, encoded by the coding sequence ATGAGTCTAAATAAAAATAATATTTTACTTTTTTTAATCCTCCCTTTTAGTGCCTTATTGACTGCTCAGGAAAACATAAAAGACTCTTTATCTACAGAAACACTAGACGAAGTTGTTATTACAGGTCAATACAATCCGCAATCCATAAAAAAATCTGTTCATAATGTTATTGTAATTAACCGTGAACAAATTGAAAATCAGGCTGCCAATAATCTGGCCGATGTTTTAAATTTCAATTTAAACTTAAACATTATACCTAATGCGCAAACAGGAAAATCTACGATATCATTCTTTGGATTAGATGCGCAATATTTCAATATTCTAGTAGATAACATTCCTCTAGTAAGTGATAATGGCCTAGGGAACAACATCGATTTAACGCAGATAAATCTAGATAACGTAGAGCGCATTGAAATTGTTGAAGGTGCGATGGGCGTAGATTACGGCGCAAATGCTGTTTCTGGGGTAATAAATATTATCACCAAAAAAAGTATTTCTAATTCATGGAACATACAAACATTTGTTCAAGAAGAAACGGTAAATGACGAATACAATTGGTCTGAAGAAGGTAGACACATTCAAGCGCTAAATATTGCACATAATATTAACGACAAATGGTTGGCCCGCGTTGGTTTTAATAGAAATGATTTTAGAGGATTTAAAAACGATAAACAAGGTAAAGATTACTACACTAACAATGGATTAAGAGGTTACGAATGGCTACCAAAGTCACAATTAACAATTAATGCGTTCGTGTATTATAATACTGATAACTTTAAAGTTTCATATAAATTCAACTACTTTAATGAAAAATTATACTATTATGATAGTTCGGTAAGAGCCAATATTGATGTACAAAATCAGACGAGTAACCCCTCGGCAACCGATAAAATTTACACAACCAATCGGTTTGTAAAGAATCTTAATCTTTCTGGCCAAATTAATTCTGGAGCCAATTACAGTGCTGACTTCTCTTATCAACAACAAGAACGCGACTTAAACATTTTTAATTATTACATTATAACCGAAGACAAGACGGATGAAACTGATGAGAAATATCAATCTAGCAAAGTATTTTTCTCGAAAGGAACAATCAATAATTTAGTCCAAAGTGATTTTTATAATTTTCAATTAGGCTACGAAGGCAAATATATTGAAGGGTATGACACCCAAGCTTCAGGTTCTGAAACCCAACACGCAAAAACGCAAACACAAAGTAATATTGCACTATTTACTTCGGCAGAATTAAATCTTACAAACAAGTTTTCTATTCGACCAGGTGTTCGTTACGAATACAATTCAAAATTCGACTCTAAATTTTTAGGCGCCTTAAGCATGAGATTACTTTTAAATAAAGGATTCGAGCTTAGAGGAGATATAGGAACCTCTTACAGAACTCCTAATTTTGAAGAACTCTACTACTATTTTGTAGATTCTAATCACGATGTTCAAGGCAATGAAAATTTAAAACCTGAAGATGGTTACACCGGTTTTATTAATCTAAAAAAGAAAAGTTGGGTGAACGATATGGCTTTTACAAATGCGCTAAAGGTAAGTTATATAGACGTAACCAATAAAATAGATTTAGCCATTGTAAACGAGTCGCCTTTACAATACCAATATATAAATATAGACGGTTATAAACTTTGGGGATTAACGTCCGACAATCGCTTTCAAGCCAAACAATGGACTTTTAATTTAGGAGCAACACTTCAAGGAATTTCTAGGATATTAAATAATGAAGTTAATGCTAACGATGAATTTCTTTACGCTTTTCAATTAAATACCAGCGCCACATATAATATTGAAAAATGGAACACTGCCGTTAGCTTACTCTTCAAATACAACGGGCAACAAGAAACCTATTTAGCTACGGGCATAGATGCTAATGGCGATGCGCTGTTTACAAAATCGACTACCGATGGATATGGTTGGATGGATGCTTCCATTAAAAAATCATTCTTTAAAAATAAATTCGAAACTACATTAGGTGGACGCAATCTACTTAACGTAATTAACGTTGACACGTTCGGAACAACTAGTAGCGGCACACACGCTACGAACAGTAATGCATTACTACTAGGCTACGGACGTTCTTTTTACTTAAAACTTTTATATAAACTAAACATTTAA
- a CDS encoding tetratricopeptide repeat protein, whose translation MKAVLYILMILLSNFTFAQEQSLFEQGNTLYNEGKYAEAIDKYQAILDSNMQSSEVFFNLGNAHYKLNHVGPSIYYFEKALQLAPRDKEIKNNIAYARNMTIDAIDVVPEVGISKLLKNITNVMSFDGWAITTVILFILFVVLFISYYFAEYTNKKRAAFSSSIIILIVGCFTLFFAFHNYNQHKKDNPAIIFAQESQVKNEPNLSSPEAFKLHEGTKVQVLDTVNNWKKIKLSDGKTGWISSADIKVL comes from the coding sequence ATGAAAGCAGTTTTATACATACTAATGATTTTGTTAAGTAATTTTACTTTTGCTCAAGAGCAATCTCTTTTCGAGCAGGGTAACACACTTTATAATGAAGGTAAATATGCTGAGGCTATAGATAAATATCAAGCCATACTAGATAGCAACATGCAGTCTAGCGAGGTGTTTTTTAATTTAGGAAATGCCCATTACAAGTTAAATCATGTAGGCCCGAGTATTTATTATTTTGAAAAAGCATTACAGTTAGCGCCTCGAGATAAAGAGATAAAAAACAATATCGCTTATGCGAGAAACATGACCATAGATGCTATAGATGTAGTTCCAGAAGTAGGTATTTCTAAACTCTTAAAAAACATTACAAATGTTATGAGTTTCGATGGTTGGGCTATAACAACCGTAATCTTATTTATTCTATTTGTAGTCTTATTTATTAGTTACTATTTCGCAGAATACACAAATAAGAAACGTGCGGCTTTTTCAAGCAGTATCATCATTTTAATTGTAGGTTGTTTCACTTTATTTTTTGCATTTCACAATTATAATCAACATAAAAAAGATAATCCAGCTATTATTTTTGCTCAAGAAAGCCAAGTTAAAAATGAGCCTAACCTAAGTAGTCCAGAGGCTTTTAAGCTACATGAAGGAACAAAGGTGCAAGTTCTTGATACTGTAAATAACTGGAAAAAAATAAAACTCTCCGACGGAAAAACAGGTTGGATTTCTAGTGCAGATATTAAAGTCTTATAG
- a CDS encoding SulP family inorganic anion transporter, producing the protein MFKTLKNDFPASIVVFFVALPLCLGIALASGAPLFSGVIAGIIGGIVVGFLSGSKIGVSGPAAGLAAIVLTAIGTLGGYQNFLVAVVLAGIIQIIFGVLKAGVIAYYFPSSVIKGMLTGIGIIIILKQIPNFFGYDEQSSWDFEFFEIDGGNTFSELFNIINNVHPGAALIGAISLAILLLWDNVLAKKSKIFTVIQGPFVAVVLGIVYYNLTKGHDILSIGQSHMVNVPVPEDATSFFNQFSFPNFSAITDHGVWIVAFTIALVASLETLLCVEASDKIDPDKNVTPTNRELLAQGIGNIVSGLIGGLPITQVIVRSSANVQSGGKSKLSTILHGFLLLISVILIPTLLNMIPLAVLAAILLIVGYKLAKPVLFKQMIDLGWKQSVPFFVTIIGIVFTDLLVGIGMGLGVGIVIILLKSYQNSHFLNMEDKSNGKPKVKMTLAEEVTFFNKGAILKELDRLPDNSSLELNLLKTRYLDYDIIEILEDFTHKAKERNIDITLISKRGVVENPESYIAFFKERPKSNISLS; encoded by the coding sequence ATGTTTAAAACATTGAAAAATGATTTTCCGGCAAGTATTGTCGTGTTTTTCGTGGCTTTACCTTTGTGTTTAGGTATTGCTTTGGCGAGTGGAGCGCCGTTGTTCTCTGGAGTTATTGCAGGGATAATAGGAGGTATAGTAGTAGGATTTTTAAGTGGCTCTAAAATTGGAGTGAGCGGACCTGCAGCAGGATTAGCTGCAATTGTTTTAACTGCCATTGGTACGTTAGGAGGTTATCAGAATTTTTTAGTAGCAGTAGTTTTAGCAGGTATCATTCAAATTATTTTTGGAGTTTTAAAGGCCGGTGTTATAGCATATTATTTCCCGTCTTCAGTTATTAAGGGGATGCTAACTGGTATAGGAATTATTATTATTTTAAAGCAAATTCCAAACTTTTTTGGATATGACGAGCAATCGTCTTGGGATTTCGAATTCTTCGAGATAGATGGAGGTAATACCTTTTCAGAACTGTTTAATATTATTAATAATGTCCATCCTGGAGCCGCTTTAATTGGGGCGATTAGTTTAGCTATTCTTTTATTATGGGATAATGTGTTAGCTAAAAAGAGTAAAATCTTTACGGTTATTCAAGGGCCTTTTGTCGCTGTAGTTTTAGGAATTGTTTATTATAATTTAACCAAAGGTCACGATATATTATCTATAGGCCAAAGCCATATGGTTAATGTACCTGTGCCAGAAGATGCAACTTCCTTTTTTAATCAATTTAGTTTTCCAAATTTTAGTGCAATCACCGACCATGGTGTGTGGATTGTAGCCTTTACAATAGCTTTAGTTGCTAGTTTAGAAACGCTATTATGTGTAGAAGCATCAGATAAAATTGATCCAGATAAAAATGTCACGCCAACCAATAGAGAGTTGTTAGCTCAGGGTATTGGTAACATCGTGTCTGGTTTAATTGGAGGTTTGCCAATCACCCAAGTTATTGTTAGAAGTTCAGCTAATGTGCAATCTGGAGGTAAAAGTAAATTATCAACTATTTTACATGGATTCTTATTATTAATCTCTGTTATTTTAATTCCTACGTTGTTAAATATGATTCCGTTGGCTGTTTTAGCGGCAATACTATTAATTGTAGGTTATAAATTAGCGAAACCTGTTTTATTTAAACAAATGATTGATTTAGGTTGGAAACAATCAGTACCATTTTTTGTGACTATAATTGGTATTGTATTTACCGATTTATTAGTTGGTATTGGTATGGGACTTGGTGTAGGGATTGTAATTATTCTGTTAAAGAGCTATCAAAACTCACACTTCCTAAATATGGAAGATAAAAGTAATGGAAAACCAAAAGTGAAAATGACTTTAGCAGAAGAGGTAACTTTCTTTAATAAAGGAGCTATTTTAAAAGAATTAGATCGTTTACCAGATAATTCGAGTTTAGAATTGAACCTCTTAAAAACACGTTATTTGGATTATGATATTATAGAAATACTTGAAGATTTTACTCACAAAGCAAAAGAAAGAAACATCGATATTACTTTAATTTCTAAGCGTGGTGTGGTAGAGAACCCAGAGAGTTATATCGCATTCTTTAAAGAACGTCCTAAGTCTAATATCAGTTTAAGCTAA
- a CDS encoding tetratricopeptide repeat protein — protein MIENAKKIVIFSDFGVFVMKPIVLIFIAFFTVSSYAQDDNEALVEAERLSNNFVFEGNAKVLEEDYIAAEMEYRKAISEAESNVSGIYNLGTSYFKKGNLEESLFRLQEAANKSTDRSEKHKAFHNIGNILMQNKQCKEAVEAYKNALRNDPTDEETRYNFGLAKECAKEQEEQNENNEDDQEDNKDQNQDNQDENEDQNQDQEDQKDQDKQDEGDDKDQDKEDEGDQDQDKGDEEENEDGKPKDDKQDQGEGDQDKKEQPQQPKPQQGQMSPQQIKNLLEAMNNQEQKVQEKMNAEKQKGERIQTDKDW, from the coding sequence ATGATAGAAAACGCTAAAAAAATAGTAATATTCAGTGATTTTGGAGTATTTGTTATGAAACCTATTGTATTAATTTTTATTGCATTTTTTACAGTATCGTCTTATGCACAAGACGACAATGAAGCGCTTGTTGAAGCAGAAAGATTATCTAATAATTTTGTTTTTGAAGGTAATGCGAAGGTGTTAGAAGAGGATTATATAGCTGCCGAAATGGAATATAGAAAAGCTATTTCTGAAGCAGAATCGAATGTTTCTGGAATATATAATTTAGGAACGTCGTATTTTAAAAAAGGAAATTTAGAAGAGTCATTATTTCGATTACAAGAAGCAGCAAATAAGTCTACAGATAGAAGTGAAAAACATAAAGCGTTTCATAATATCGGAAATATTTTAATGCAGAATAAACAATGTAAAGAAGCTGTTGAAGCGTATAAAAATGCATTGCGAAATGATCCTACAGACGAAGAAACGCGATATAATTTTGGTCTAGCTAAAGAATGCGCTAAAGAGCAGGAAGAGCAAAACGAAAATAACGAGGACGATCAAGAAGATAATAAAGATCAGAATCAAGATAATCAAGACGAAAACGAAGATCAAAACCAAGATCAGGAGGACCAAAAAGACCAAGATAAACAGGACGAAGGCGACGATAAGGATCAGGATAAAGAAGATGAAGGTGATCAAGATCAAGATAAAGGCGACGAAGAGGAGAATGAAGATGGTAAGCCTAAAGACGATAAGCAAGATCAAGGTGAAGGCGATCAAGATAAAAAAGAACAGCCCCAGCAGCCAAAGCCTCAGCAAGGGCAAATGTCGCCACAGCAAATTAAAAACTTGCTAGAAGCGATGAATAATCAAGAACAAAAAGTTCAAGAAAAAATGAATGCAGAGAAACAAAAAGGGGAACGCATTCAAACCGATAAAGATTGGTAA
- a CDS encoding vWA domain-containing protein: MFQLEEKIWFWALCVVPVIIVIYLMLQLWKRHAQKKFADKALLKRLSPNRSVFKSVLKLVIICLAFASLAIALVNPKVGTKLETVKREGVDIVFAVDVSKSMLAEDIAPNRLEKAKQLVTQIINNLASDRVGIIAYAGKAFPQLPITTDYASAKMFLQNMNTDMMSSQGTAINEAINLAKTYYDDAEQTNRVLIIISDGEDHSEVAAQVAEEAAEEGIRIFTVGVGDVKGGPIPIKRNGIVMNYKKDNNGETVITRLNEETLKNIANEANGVYINGRHTNTVVEEIRDILNGMDKTEFEAKQIADFKSQFQWFIGLAILLLFLDIFLLDRKTGWLKKLNLFNENL; the protein is encoded by the coding sequence ATGTTTCAATTAGAAGAAAAAATATGGTTTTGGGCACTGTGTGTCGTTCCGGTGATTATCGTCATCTATTTGATGCTTCAGTTATGGAAACGCCATGCTCAAAAAAAATTCGCCGATAAAGCACTTTTAAAACGATTAAGTCCAAATCGTTCGGTATTTAAATCGGTTTTAAAATTAGTAATTATATGTCTGGCTTTTGCATCTTTGGCAATTGCATTAGTAAATCCTAAAGTCGGGACAAAGTTAGAAACGGTTAAGCGAGAAGGTGTAGATATTGTTTTTGCTGTAGATGTCTCTAAAAGTATGCTAGCCGAAGATATTGCACCAAACAGATTAGAAAAGGCAAAACAATTGGTAACTCAGATTATTAATAATCTGGCAAGCGACCGTGTGGGAATTATCGCTTACGCAGGAAAAGCATTTCCGCAATTGCCAATTACTACAGATTATGCTTCGGCAAAAATGTTCCTTCAGAATATGAATACAGACATGATGTCGTCTCAAGGAACCGCAATTAATGAAGCTATTAATTTGGCAAAAACATATTACGACGATGCTGAGCAAACAAATCGTGTGCTTATTATCATTTCAGACGGGGAAGACCATAGCGAAGTTGCTGCACAGGTTGCAGAAGAGGCCGCCGAAGAAGGTATTAGAATCTTTACTGTTGGTGTTGGAGATGTAAAAGGTGGACCAATACCTATTAAACGTAATGGCATTGTTATGAATTATAAAAAAGATAACAATGGAGAAACTGTTATAACACGATTAAATGAAGAAACACTTAAAAATATAGCGAACGAAGCCAATGGTGTTTATATTAATGGTAGACATACAAATACGGTGGTAGAAGAAATTCGCGATATTTTAAACGGTATGGATAAAACAGAATTTGAAGCTAAGCAAATAGCCGATTTTAAATCTCAATTTCAGTGGTTTATCGGATTAGCAATTTTACTTCTGTTTTTAGATATTTTCTTGTTAGATCGTAAGACAGGGTGGTTAAAGAAGTTAAACTTATTTAACGAAAACTTATGA
- a CDS encoding DUF6607 family protein, producing MKKTILLTFCVTICLVNTTIAQKQKKQDQEAIKAMCGCYEVNFNFAETFNYVNDSTYVPSEVKHDKGLEWVELVEDSKDKIALQHLLIVGDPAHPHIVKHWRQDWEFENTDLYTYNGDNEWTYVNLPKSEVKGQWSQKVFQVDDSPRYEGSSSWVHVDGKSYWENTTTAPLPRREYTKRSDYNITLRRNRQEITKTGWIHDQDNDKVLREAGKADVIIAQEKGYNTYTKVDDSKCVAAQDYWKKTSDKWALVRTKWDEVFARDKNLSLEEKVDNKQLYKYLFSEEDYQNEEDINAIIESFVKK from the coding sequence ATGAAAAAAACTATATTGCTAACTTTCTGTGTAACTATATGTTTAGTGAATACTACCATTGCTCAGAAACAAAAAAAGCAAGATCAAGAAGCGATAAAAGCTATGTGTGGATGTTACGAAGTGAATTTTAATTTTGCCGAGACCTTCAATTATGTTAATGACTCTACTTATGTGCCTTCAGAAGTAAAGCATGACAAAGGTCTAGAGTGGGTAGAATTAGTAGAAGATTCTAAAGATAAAATTGCACTACAACATTTATTAATTGTTGGTGACCCTGCACATCCGCATATTGTTAAACATTGGAGACAAGATTGGGAATTTGAAAACACCGACTTATATACGTATAACGGCGATAACGAATGGACGTATGTAAATCTGCCTAAAAGTGAGGTAAAAGGACAATGGTCTCAGAAAGTATTTCAAGTAGATGATAGTCCGCGTTACGAAGGCTCTTCATCTTGGGTACATGTCGATGGAAAAAGCTATTGGGAGAACACTACTACAGCGCCCTTACCAAGACGTGAGTATACAAAACGTAGCGATTATAATATTACACTAAGACGTAACCGTCAAGAAATTACAAAAACAGGTTGGATTCACGATCAAGATAACGATAAAGTACTTCGCGAAGCTGGAAAAGCAGATGTGATTATTGCACAAGAAAAAGGATACAATACATACACTAAAGTAGACGATAGTAAATGTGTTGCAGCACAAGATTATTGGAAAAAAACCAGTGATAAATGGGCTTTAGTTCGTACAAAGTGGGATGAAGTTTTTGCAAGAGATAAAAATTTATCTTTAGAAGAAAAAGTAGACAATAAACAATTATATAAGTATTTGTTTTCCGAGGAAGACTATCAAAATGAGGAAGATATTAACGCTATTATAGAATCTTTCGTAAAAAAATAA
- a CDS encoding BatD family protein, which yields MKRIKHISIVLVLLVSSVTFAQVKFEAKVSKTKLGINERLRVDFEMNRDGDNFNPPSFANFKVVGGPNQSVSKSWVNGVSQFSKKYSYFLAPTSQGTFTLSQASIEVDGEVYKTIPTKITVTSAVSKPQDGNNADYVASENIHLVAEVSKTNPYLNEAITVVYKLYVSPNTGVSNWREIDNPKYSDFWSQNIDVKGLQVKNGTYKGESYRYVELRKTVLYPQKTGKLKIEPLSLDITVDVPTNRRDIFGGRLMTQVHKTVSAGERTINVKQLPEKGRPDDFTGAVGDYDFKVTTTKTELKASESLNLNVEVSGNGNLKLFELPKVVLPSSLEVYEPEHNEKVTTNLRGMQGRISDNYTVVPQFKGKYPIPSISFSYFDLKTESYKRISSEEIVVDVTQGPNNAIAESQPSVSGENKQPVVLNNDQFAFIKTKTTLESNKPSHFFKSKLFWSSLLVPFLMIPLAMVFRKQKAVRDADVTGNKIRKADKLAKKYLSEAKKALGQKEAFYVALEKALHNYLKAKLNIETGDLSKDKIQNLLLAKEVDQTVVSDFSSILESCELARYTPSTKVSMQQDYDKAASTISLIDKQIR from the coding sequence ATGAAAAGGATTAAACATATAAGTATAGTTTTAGTTTTACTAGTTTCTAGCGTAACCTTTGCACAGGTTAAGTTTGAGGCTAAAGTGAGTAAAACTAAACTTGGAATTAATGAGCGTTTAAGAGTAGACTTTGAAATGAATAGAGATGGAGATAATTTTAATCCACCTAGTTTTGCAAATTTTAAAGTTGTTGGAGGACCAAATCAATCTGTAAGTAAATCATGGGTAAATGGGGTGTCTCAATTTTCTAAAAAATACTCTTACTTTTTAGCACCTACAAGTCAAGGAACTTTTACGTTAAGTCAGGCCTCTATTGAGGTCGACGGCGAAGTGTATAAAACTATTCCAACTAAAATCACAGTAACTTCTGCGGTAAGCAAACCTCAAGATGGTAACAATGCCGATTATGTGGCGTCAGAGAATATTCATTTGGTAGCCGAGGTTTCTAAAACAAATCCGTATTTAAATGAAGCGATTACAGTGGTTTACAAACTGTATGTATCGCCAAATACTGGGGTTAGTAATTGGCGCGAAATAGACAATCCGAAGTATAGCGATTTCTGGAGCCAGAATATAGATGTAAAAGGGTTACAAGTAAAGAACGGAACGTATAAAGGAGAATCTTACCGTTATGTAGAATTGCGTAAAACGGTATTGTATCCTCAAAAAACAGGAAAACTTAAAATAGAACCTTTAAGTTTAGATATAACAGTAGATGTACCAACAAATAGACGTGATATTTTTGGAGGCCGATTAATGACACAAGTTCATAAAACGGTTTCTGCTGGAGAGCGTACTATTAATGTAAAACAACTTCCTGAAAAAGGCAGACCAGACGATTTTACAGGTGCGGTAGGAGACTATGATTTTAAAGTTACAACCACTAAAACCGAGTTAAAAGCATCGGAGTCTTTAAACTTAAATGTTGAGGTTTCTGGAAACGGAAACTTGAAATTATTTGAATTACCAAAAGTGGTTTTACCAAGTTCTTTAGAGGTTTACGAGCCAGAACATAACGAAAAAGTAACTACAAATTTAAGAGGTATGCAAGGGCGCATTTCCGATAATTATACGGTAGTGCCTCAGTTTAAAGGAAAATATCCTATACCAAGCATCTCGTTTTCATATTTCGATTTAAAAACAGAATCGTATAAACGTATTTCTTCAGAAGAGATTGTGGTAGATGTTACCCAAGGACCTAATAATGCCATTGCTGAATCTCAACCATCTGTTAGCGGAGAGAATAAACAACCTGTAGTTTTAAACAACGACCAATTTGCATTTATTAAAACCAAAACCACACTAGAGAGTAATAAACCGTCTCATTTCTTTAAGTCGAAATTATTTTGGAGCTCTTTATTGGTGCCATTTTTAATGATTCCATTAGCTATGGTCTTTAGAAAACAAAAAGCGGTTAGAGATGCAGATGTTACCGGAAATAAAATAAGAAAAGCAGATAAGTTGGCTAAGAAGTATTTGAGTGAGGCTAAAAAAGCTTTAGGTCAAAAAGAAGCTTTTTATGTTGCTTTAGAAAAAGCGCTTCATAATTATTTAAAAGCAAAACTTAATATTGAAACTGGCGATTTAAGTAAAGATAAAATACAGAACCTTTTACTTGCTAAAGAGGTCGACCAAACAGTGGTTTCCGATTTTTCATCCATACTTGAAAGTTGTGAATTGGCACGTTACACGCCATCTACGAAAGTTAGCATGCAACAAGATTACGATAAGGCAGCAAGTACCATTTCTTTAATAGATAAACAAATACGTTAA